A window of Fluoribacter dumoffii NY 23 contains these coding sequences:
- a CDS encoding peroxiredoxin, producing MLTVGQKIPEFSVVAAKPGFNNHEEQGESAFEVVTEKSFPGKWKVIFFYPKDFTFVCPTEIVEFAKLNGEFSDRDAVVLGGSTDNEFVKLAWRREHKDLHKLNQYSFADVHGKLTDGFGIREEESGCALRATFIVDPNNVIQHVSVNSLNVGRNPQEILRILDALQTDELCPCNRPIGGETL from the coding sequence ATGTTAACTGTGGGTCAAAAAATTCCGGAATTCTCTGTGGTTGCGGCCAAGCCAGGTTTTAATAATCATGAGGAACAGGGTGAAAGTGCTTTTGAAGTAGTTACTGAAAAAAGTTTTCCAGGAAAATGGAAAGTAATTTTTTTCTATCCTAAGGATTTTACTTTCGTATGCCCAACAGAAATTGTCGAATTTGCAAAGTTAAATGGCGAGTTTAGCGATAGAGACGCAGTGGTATTGGGAGGAAGTACTGATAATGAATTTGTCAAATTAGCATGGAGGAGGGAGCATAAAGATTTGCACAAGTTAAACCAATACAGCTTTGCCGATGTTCATGGAAAGCTAACTGACGGATTTGGCATTCGTGAAGAAGAAAGTGGGTGTGCTTTAAGGGCAACTTTTATCGTCGACCCCAATAATGTTATCCAGCATGTAAGCGTCAATTCTTTAAATGTGGGGCGTAATCCTCAGGAAATATTACGCATCCTTGATGCCTTGCAAACGGATGAATTATGCCCTTGTAACCGACCCATTGGCGGCGAAACGCTCTAG
- a CDS encoding hydrogen peroxide-inducible genes activator — MNSRLISLKQLYYLVTLYDHQHFGRAAAACFISQSTLSAAITNLEESLEAQLLERDHKTFLFTPLGEEIVRRSRLIIEQSNDLVDYARTQGKLMQGKIYLGVIPTIAPFIISELQNLCQKTYPELTLFIREDTTDNVLHYLGEGKLDLVILALPYPTQDFQTRILCKDYFKMVLPKGWLHRGFDKEISMLPENSIFLLEKEHCLTGHALQACQLKESKKINHFFATSLHTLIQMVSHQPGITFLPNLAINSGILAGTDLAAVPLKSDHAYREIGVAWRTTSHKAQSYILLSELIQQILIKKCTDGE, encoded by the coding sequence ATGAACAGCAGGTTGATAAGTTTAAAGCAGTTGTACTATTTGGTTACCCTGTATGATCATCAGCATTTTGGCCGGGCAGCTGCAGCCTGTTTTATAAGTCAATCGACCTTGAGTGCAGCAATTACGAACCTTGAAGAAAGTCTCGAAGCGCAATTGCTTGAGCGCGATCATAAAACATTTCTATTTACCCCTTTAGGTGAGGAAATCGTTCGGCGCAGCCGCTTGATTATTGAACAAAGTAACGATTTGGTTGATTATGCACGCACTCAGGGTAAATTAATGCAAGGAAAGATTTATCTCGGCGTAATTCCTACTATTGCTCCTTTTATTATCAGTGAATTACAGAATTTGTGTCAGAAAACCTATCCTGAACTGACCTTATTTATTAGAGAAGATACAACAGATAACGTTTTGCATTATTTAGGAGAAGGCAAACTCGACCTCGTGATTTTGGCACTCCCCTACCCCACCCAAGACTTTCAAACCCGGATCCTTTGTAAAGATTATTTTAAAATGGTATTACCCAAAGGGTGGTTGCATAGGGGATTCGATAAAGAGATCAGTATGTTGCCTGAAAACAGTATTTTTCTCCTTGAAAAAGAACATTGCCTGACAGGGCATGCCCTACAAGCCTGTCAATTAAAAGAAAGTAAAAAAATCAACCACTTTTTTGCCACCAGTCTCCATACTTTAATCCAAATGGTGAGTCATCAGCCTGGAATTACCTTTCTGCCCAATCTTGCAATTAACAGCGGCATACTTGCAGGTACGGATTTAGCCGCAGTGCCTTTAAAATCAGACCATGCTTATAGAGAAATTGGTGTAGCCTGGCGTACTACTTCCCATAAAGCACAAAGCTATATTTTATTATCCGAATTAATTCAACAGATTCTTATTAAAAAGTGCACCGATGGAGAGTGA
- a CDS encoding response regulator transcription factor, with product MSTRKNHILIIDDDQEITQLINDYLIKNGFRTTWTLNGLNIKQLLREHNFDLIILDIMLPGIDGLNLCQTIRQSHSMPIIMLSAANSIADRVAGLELGADDYISKPFSSRELLARIKAQLRRTQGELEHDRKKLTPLQQIHFDNWILDRNTHSLIDKESVAIPLSQREYELLVVFLEHPGRILSRDQLMDLLYDKDCDSQDRTIDVLIGRLRKKIELDPRNPRLLLTIRGGGYQFKTKVDLV from the coding sequence ATGAGCACAAGAAAAAATCACATATTGATTATTGATGATGATCAGGAAATTACCCAATTGATTAATGACTACTTAATCAAAAATGGTTTTCGCACAACCTGGACATTGAATGGCTTGAACATTAAACAGCTATTAAGAGAACATAATTTTGATTTAATTATTTTGGATATCATGCTTCCGGGAATTGATGGATTAAATTTATGCCAAACGATTCGCCAATCGCACAGTATGCCCATTATTATGCTTAGTGCTGCCAACAGCATAGCCGATCGGGTTGCGGGGTTAGAACTTGGTGCTGATGATTATATTTCCAAGCCTTTTAGTTCACGTGAATTGCTGGCCCGAATCAAGGCTCAGTTGCGGCGCACTCAAGGGGAGTTGGAACACGATCGTAAAAAGCTCACCCCGTTGCAACAAATTCATTTTGATAATTGGATTCTCGACCGCAACACCCATTCATTGATAGACAAGGAATCGGTTGCTATCCCTTTAAGTCAGCGAGAATACGAGCTGTTGGTTGTTTTTTTAGAGCATCCCGGACGTATTTTAAGCCGTGATCAATTAATGGATTTACTGTATGACAAAGACTGTGATTCACAAGACAGAACCATTGATGTCCTTATTGGGCGTTTACGAAAAAAAATAGAGCTTGACCCTCGTAATCCTCGGTTATTACTCACTATTCGCGGTGGCGGCTATCAATTTAAAACCAAGGTTGATCTGGTATGA
- a CDS encoding sensor histidine kinase, translating to MSQLTKTAKKTLVGLILGNLLIIFSLMQLGKYYYENIRSPLPPQAVRSLTHLVALLQKNPQSIWPLILRNQSISWAEITLSPQPLYTKNALLTLKAPIVHNLIKQNKNLEFSVFIRENTWLNIKVISLFPRQANSVVSVFLILIGALLFINYWAVRTLNQPIHTLIQSLHYSEHQDNWLPIPITGNQDQKTIFKKINDLQEKVNKLLANRTRVVTAISHDLRTPLTRLKLRAEYLADDPNYNKIMADINEMELMIRETLDYFRDVNVEEKPQLFDLVALLSSLKEDAEESNYNVSFTSDNSKLVYYGTVNLLKRAFNNLINNAVHYGFQAIIHLSCLQHKIEITITDQGPGLAEADLEQVFLPFYRGENSRSRSTGGTGLGLTIAREIIQMHQGDITLTNNLQGGLKVLVTLPIRHS from the coding sequence ATGAGTCAATTAACCAAAACCGCAAAAAAAACCTTGGTTGGATTAATATTAGGTAATCTATTGATAATTTTTTCCCTCATGCAATTAGGAAAATATTATTATGAGAATATCCGCTCCCCCCTTCCACCCCAAGCGGTTCGCTCATTGACGCATCTTGTTGCGTTGTTACAAAAAAACCCTCAATCCATCTGGCCCCTGATATTACGTAATCAAAGTATTTCCTGGGCGGAAATCACTTTATCTCCTCAACCTTTATATACCAAAAATGCATTATTAACTTTAAAAGCACCCATAGTTCATAATTTAATCAAACAAAATAAAAATTTGGAATTTTCGGTCTTTATAAGGGAAAATACCTGGTTAAATATTAAAGTAATTTCTCTCTTTCCAAGGCAGGCAAACTCCGTAGTTAGCGTATTTCTAATCTTAATTGGTGCTTTGCTTTTTATTAATTACTGGGCGGTTAGGACTTTAAATCAGCCAATCCACACTTTAATTCAAAGCCTGCATTACAGTGAACACCAGGACAATTGGTTACCTATCCCGATAACTGGAAATCAGGATCAAAAAACTATTTTTAAAAAAATCAATGACTTGCAGGAGAAGGTGAATAAACTTCTAGCCAATCGTACGCGAGTAGTTACTGCAATATCCCATGATCTGCGAACCCCTTTAACTCGGCTGAAATTACGTGCGGAATACTTAGCTGATGATCCCAATTACAATAAGATTATGGCTGATATTAACGAAATGGAACTCATGATTCGGGAAACTTTGGATTATTTCAGAGATGTAAATGTTGAAGAAAAACCCCAGCTCTTTGATTTGGTGGCATTGCTTTCATCATTGAAAGAAGATGCAGAGGAGTCAAATTATAATGTGAGCTTTACCAGTGACAATAGCAAACTGGTTTATTATGGTACAGTAAATTTACTTAAGCGAGCCTTTAATAATCTGATTAATAATGCGGTGCATTACGGTTTCCAGGCAATAATTCACCTGAGTTGTTTGCAACACAAAATCGAAATAACGATTACAGACCAAGGTCCAGGACTAGCAGAGGCGGATCTTGAACAAGTTTTTTTGCCCTTTTATCGAGGGGAAAATTCACGTTCACGCAGTACCGGAGGGACAGGCCTTGGATTAACCATAGCCAGGGAAATTATTCAAATGCATCAAGGAGATATTACTTTAACTAATAATTTGCAAGGCGGTTTGAAAGTACTCGTTACCCTCCCAATCAGACATTCTTAA
- a CDS encoding GGDEF domain-containing protein: MRSLKNLLNRIGYADPMDRYARQYRLIWYISLELIAICLILIFLYSLMQLWHMVVLFSSGICIALINLWVLSRTANTFFCGHLITLIAFIIICLVNYMIWGIGTLHNQWFYIIPLLAAALVGRSGLIIYSILSFFMILGFSTFSLPPFYNLPYHKLEIIEWGNHLLAYLIVVTTLVNLLYEHDKYERKLTDLNYLLQSEKDKYHYLARVDQLTNLPNRRYFNQYLQEVISSLSSNYCATLFFIDLDNFKYVNDCYGHNIGDHLLLEASRRLKISFREGDFIARVGGDEFTAIVLHTIDDQIPQLIAQRIIQEFDREIKFGEIELNCPVSIGFATYPIDVHGVTDLMIKADRAMYAAKKIKGSSYCKAEA, from the coding sequence ATGCGTTCCCTTAAAAATCTGCTCAACCGCATAGGATATGCCGACCCAATGGATCGGTATGCACGCCAATATCGTCTCATTTGGTATATCAGCCTTGAGTTAATTGCTATTTGCCTCATCCTAATATTCCTCTACTCCCTGATGCAGTTGTGGCATATGGTTGTTCTTTTTAGTAGCGGGATTTGTATTGCGCTCATTAATTTATGGGTTCTTTCCCGTACGGCAAATACCTTTTTCTGCGGCCATTTAATCACCCTAATCGCCTTTATAATTATATGTCTGGTAAACTACATGATTTGGGGGATAGGAACCCTGCATAATCAATGGTTTTATATCATTCCCTTACTTGCAGCAGCACTTGTGGGACGCAGTGGCCTAATTATTTATTCAATCCTGTCATTTTTTATGATTTTGGGATTTAGTACCTTTTCGCTGCCTCCTTTTTATAATCTTCCATACCATAAACTGGAGATAATTGAATGGGGAAATCATTTACTTGCCTATTTAATTGTAGTCACAACCTTAGTCAATTTGTTATATGAGCATGACAAATATGAACGAAAATTAACCGATTTAAATTATTTATTACAATCCGAAAAAGACAAATACCATTACTTGGCACGTGTTGACCAATTGACTAATTTGCCCAATCGCAGATATTTTAACCAATACCTTCAGGAAGTGATTAGCTCTTTGTCATCCAACTATTGTGCTACGCTTTTTTTTATCGATCTCGATAATTTTAAATATGTAAATGATTGTTATGGCCATAATATCGGGGATCATCTACTTCTGGAGGCATCAAGACGCCTAAAAATAAGTTTTCGTGAAGGAGATTTTATAGCCCGTGTAGGAGGAGATGAATTTACTGCAATCGTATTACATACTATTGATGATCAAATTCCCCAATTAATTGCGCAACGGATTATCCAGGAATTTGATAGAGAAATTAAGTTTGGGGAGATTGAGTTGAACTGTCCTGTCAGCATAGGCTTTGCGACTTATCCCATAGATGTTCACGGTGTAACTGATTTAATGATTAAGGCAGATAGGGCAATGTATGCTGCTAAAAAAATTAAGGGTAGTTCCTATTGCAAAGCTGAGGCATAA
- the icmJ gene encoding type IVB secretion system protein IcmJDotN, which translates to MAVNQEQSKLKLMATPGSWRLYSARKVDERFKAFEQKVFQRDRYTCRFCGFQARLFQEVVNLDNNYANNKLDNLVTSCCFCAQCFFVESVGVGGYGGGTLIYLPELTQAELNSICHVLFCAITNDTGYKSSAQNIYRAFKFRSQLVEEKFGEGTSDPAIFGQLMIDAGVNDEERRSQLFKNILLLPSRAKFRKQIEKWAASALEEISS; encoded by the coding sequence ATGGCAGTTAATCAAGAACAAAGCAAATTAAAATTAATGGCAACGCCGGGTTCATGGCGATTATATTCTGCCAGAAAAGTTGATGAACGATTTAAAGCATTTGAACAAAAAGTGTTTCAAAGAGATCGCTATACCTGTAGGTTTTGTGGATTTCAAGCGCGTTTATTCCAGGAAGTAGTTAATCTTGATAATAATTATGCGAACAACAAGTTAGACAATTTAGTGACCTCTTGTTGTTTTTGTGCCCAATGTTTTTTTGTTGAATCAGTTGGTGTTGGTGGTTATGGCGGGGGGACTTTAATTTATCTACCCGAGCTCACCCAAGCTGAATTAAATAGTATATGTCATGTATTATTTTGCGCAATTACAAATGATACCGGATATAAATCCAGTGCGCAGAATATTTACCGAGCTTTCAAATTTCGTTCACAACTCGTGGAGGAAAAATTTGGCGAGGGAACCAGTGATCCTGCAATTTTTGGTCAATTGATGATCGATGCAGGTGTGAATGATGAAGAGAGAAGATCTCAATTATTTAAAAATATACTTCTATTGCCTTCAAGAGCTAAATTCCGCAAACAAATTGAAAAATGGGCTGCGAGTGCACTAGAAGAAATTTCAAGTTAA
- the icmG gene encoding type IVB secretion system protein IcmG/DotF, with protein sequence MADNDQNDEYKFAELDSLENEPLETSEYDTGRSTPVEPRGVDSRKNIKRNALIAVGIIVFVMLMYKFIGGMLSKSSAPKESIPPAPMAEVTPTPQPQAQPQSQPAPTEVPPEPVQPQPIVQQQPPAVQENDTALQQKVASIEASQQTVQSEVSSMSQQVGNVNNNVNALNAQITKLNQMITDLNTQVVKQSEVINVLMERTKPKPVKRVVRVRTVAPQIIYYINAVIPGRAWLIGTNGSTLTVREGTKIAGYGTVKLIDSMQGRVLTSSGRVIRFSQEDS encoded by the coding sequence ATGGCAGATAATGATCAAAATGATGAATATAAATTCGCTGAGTTAGATTCTCTGGAGAATGAACCTCTGGAGACCTCAGAGTATGATACAGGAAGGTCTACTCCTGTAGAACCAAGAGGAGTGGATTCAAGGAAGAACATTAAGCGTAATGCCCTCATTGCTGTGGGTATAATCGTTTTTGTGATGTTGATGTATAAGTTTATCGGCGGAATGCTATCCAAATCTAGCGCGCCAAAAGAGAGTATACCTCCTGCTCCCATGGCGGAAGTTACTCCTACCCCCCAACCTCAGGCTCAACCGCAATCCCAGCCGGCACCTACTGAAGTGCCCCCTGAGCCTGTTCAACCACAACCCATAGTGCAACAGCAACCTCCAGCGGTACAAGAGAATGATACCGCTTTACAGCAAAAAGTTGCATCTATTGAAGCCAGCCAGCAAACGGTTCAATCTGAAGTGAGTTCCATGAGTCAGCAGGTAGGTAATGTCAATAATAATGTGAACGCATTAAATGCCCAGATTACAAAACTTAATCAGATGATAACTGATTTAAATACCCAAGTTGTAAAGCAATCGGAAGTGATTAACGTATTAATGGAGCGCACAAAACCGAAGCCCGTTAAGCGAGTTGTTCGTGTGCGTACCGTAGCCCCACAAATAATTTATTATATAAATGCAGTAATTCCCGGTCGGGCTTGGCTAATTGGCACAAATGGTTCTACACTTACAGTAAGAGAAGGAACAAAAATCGCAGGGTATGGAACAGTTAAGCTCATAGATTCAATGCAAGGCCGAGTTTTAACGAGTTCAGGGCGGGTAATTAGGTTTAGTCAAGAAGATAGTTGA